The Celeribacter marinus genome window below encodes:
- a CDS encoding TRAP transporter substrate-binding protein codes for MKLTSILKTAALGAVIAVPAIAQDVTTLRISTHYATEHPSGKLAAIFVDDVETMSNGSIDIEMFYSSSVVATTETWDAAVNGILDCDMTGGAYQTGKNPAFQFVGDIMGGYDTPYQQLSWLYYGGGYEAAQSLYNEYGMQLVGWWIYGQESFASSKPLAGPEDFKGWKFRSPPGLETEIFTELGATPIVMDFTEIFTALETGIIDGADASGLANNVGLGLYDIVKHANYPGFHSMPSDHLACNKDVWDGMTAAQQRIMDTAMQKLSLHTAISNEKKNAEAAAMLKEQGVTLYAWSEEDKADFRAAAQRAWDGWAAKTPEADALVKSHRAYLAQLGLIAG; via the coding sequence ATGAAACTGACTTCAATTCTCAAAACCGCAGCACTCGGTGCTGTGATTGCTGTTCCGGCGATTGCACAGGACGTAACAACACTGCGCATCTCCACGCACTACGCAACAGAGCACCCCTCGGGCAAGCTTGCTGCGATCTTCGTTGATGACGTAGAAACAATGTCCAACGGTTCCATCGACATCGAAATGTTCTACTCTTCGTCCGTGGTTGCCACGACAGAGACTTGGGACGCTGCGGTAAACGGCATTCTCGATTGCGACATGACCGGTGGTGCATACCAAACAGGTAAAAACCCTGCGTTCCAATTCGTTGGCGACATCATGGGCGGCTACGACACACCATACCAGCAGCTGTCATGGCTCTATTACGGTGGCGGCTACGAAGCAGCACAGTCACTCTACAATGAGTACGGCATGCAGCTCGTCGGTTGGTGGATCTACGGTCAAGAATCGTTCGCATCTTCCAAGCCACTTGCAGGTCCAGAAGACTTCAAAGGTTGGAAGTTCCGTTCGCCTCCAGGTCTTGAAACCGAAATCTTCACCGAGCTGGGCGCAACCCCAATCGTTATGGACTTCACCGAGATCTTTACAGCGCTCGAAACAGGCATCATCGACGGCGCTGACGCCTCCGGTCTTGCAAACAACGTGGGCCTTGGTCTCTACGACATCGTGAAGCACGCCAACTACCCTGGCTTCCACTCCATGCCGTCTGACCACCTTGCGTGTAACAAAGACGTTTGGGATGGCATGACAGCGGCTCAACAGCGCATCATGGACACAGCAATGCAGAAACTTTCCCTGCACACTGCGATCTCCAACGAAAAGAAGAACGCCGAAGCAGCAGCAATGCTCAAAGAGCAAGGTGTGACACTTTACGCATGGTCCGAAGAGGACAAAGCTGACTTCCGTGCCGCTGCACAGCGCGCATGGGACGGTTGGGCCGCAAAAACACCTGAAGCAGACGCACTGGTCAAAAGCCACCGCGCCTACCTCGCACAGCTTGGCCTCATCGCAGGTTAA
- a CDS encoding TRAP transporter small permease subunit, which translates to MNQDSVWLGPMRGPVKKLAIGFTALALAVFAWLAINKIFTTDALGIHEMIRAEGGITAKLMLGSLTGAILFGSIYLSDTIGAIEDKPSGFFDYLSLVTSRIAMIAIVMIVLVMFYEVVSRYAFNKPTLWANELSLWIAAFVFLLAGQYAMQQRSHIRIYVIYDLMPRWMQKTSDVISVLLIWVFCFCLVWGGFNDAWTRMLRMETFGTAWDPPIPGTLKPAILFIIALVAVQALSNLIADWHKSPEHHSPADDIDEEEIAMLRKTLGEDK; encoded by the coding sequence ATGAATCAGGACAGTGTCTGGCTCGGCCCCATGCGAGGTCCGGTCAAGAAATTGGCCATCGGCTTTACCGCACTTGCGCTCGCGGTGTTTGCATGGCTTGCCATCAACAAGATATTTACGACGGATGCCCTTGGCATCCATGAAATGATCCGCGCCGAGGGCGGGATTACGGCCAAGCTGATGCTTGGCTCTCTCACTGGGGCCATTTTGTTCGGATCAATCTATTTGTCCGACACCATTGGTGCCATTGAGGACAAACCAAGCGGGTTTTTCGACTACCTGTCACTTGTCACCTCGCGCATCGCCATGATTGCGATCGTCATGATCGTGCTGGTGATGTTCTATGAGGTGGTGTCGCGCTACGCGTTCAACAAACCAACCTTGTGGGCCAACGAATTGTCGCTCTGGATTGCTGCGTTTGTGTTCTTGCTTGCCGGTCAATACGCCATGCAGCAACGTTCACACATCCGTATCTACGTGATCTACGACCTCATGCCACGCTGGATGCAAAAGACATCCGATGTGATTTCCGTGTTGCTGATCTGGGTGTTTTGTTTCTGCCTCGTTTGGGGCGGGTTCAACGATGCATGGACACGCATGTTGCGCATGGAAACCTTTGGCACCGCGTGGGATCCGCCCATTCCCGGGACGCTAAAACCCGCCATCCTATTCATTATCGCTCTCGTGGCTGTTCAGGCGCTCTCCAACCTCATCGCAGATTGGCACAAATCTCCTGAACATCATTCGCCTGCGGACGACATCGACGAAGAAGAGATTGCAATGCTGCGTAAAACACTTGGGGAGGACAAATAA
- a CDS encoding TRAP transporter large permease: protein MVDIGTLSIIVLLGMFALLAIGMPLGFASAFLAVVTLVLKFDVDVLFNTFGRGPLSVLGQAVYRQMTNYVLISVPLFIFMASLLERTGIAKDMYSSLNLWLSRTRGGIAFVTSLMAVIMAAMSGIIGGEVVLLGLIALPQMLRLGYNQNLAIGTICASGSLGTMIPPSIVLIFYGLVTETSIKALFTASFLPGFMLASFFMVYIYVRTRTSPEMAPLPPEDPNDPRGSEKGLMFLGFLSRFGMWATAVIFLRALFFTFTGMNTVAEGVDPITLGMVSDLPYLAAAFAIFAVVVYVVVGKERTSKGWDMGKGLIAPIIVIGVVLGSIYGGITGITEAAGMGVVAVFFISVSRGEMTFDIVWDSLMRTLRSTGTIIWVTIGAAALAAAYTLAGGPTYVANMIVAADLPTMGIILVMMFIFLIMGMFMDWVGIVLLIMPVFLPIVLRLPVEEIGLFGELNPRHVAVWFGVVFCMNMQVSFLSPPFGPAAFYLKSVAPPHISLTDIFKGFLPFIMIQLIALSVLLIWPPIVSIFL from the coding sequence ATGGTCGATATCGGCACCCTCTCTATCATCGTCTTGTTGGGCATGTTTGCCCTGCTCGCGATCGGCATGCCCTTGGGCTTTGCCTCGGCGTTCCTCGCCGTTGTCACACTTGTCCTCAAGTTTGACGTGGACGTTTTGTTCAACACCTTTGGCCGTGGTCCCCTCTCCGTGTTGGGTCAGGCCGTCTACCGACAGATGACGAACTATGTTCTGATTTCGGTGCCCCTGTTCATATTTATGGCCTCTCTATTAGAGAGGACGGGCATCGCCAAAGACATGTATTCGTCGCTCAATCTGTGGCTCTCTCGTACCCGTGGCGGTATTGCGTTTGTGACCTCGCTCATGGCGGTGATCATGGCGGCGATGTCGGGCATCATTGGTGGCGAAGTGGTTCTGTTGGGCCTCATCGCCCTGCCGCAGATGCTCCGTCTTGGATATAACCAAAACCTTGCGATCGGGACAATTTGTGCGTCCGGCTCGCTCGGCACGATGATCCCACCGTCCATCGTTTTGATTTTCTACGGCCTCGTCACCGAGACCTCGATCAAAGCGTTGTTCACGGCATCCTTCTTGCCCGGGTTTATGTTGGCCTCCTTCTTTATGGTCTACATCTATGTCCGTACGCGGACTAGCCCAGAAATGGCCCCCCTCCCCCCAGAAGATCCCAATGATCCTCGTGGCTCCGAAAAGGGTCTGATGTTCCTTGGCTTCTTGTCACGCTTTGGCATGTGGGCCACCGCCGTCATCTTCTTGCGCGCGCTGTTCTTTACCTTCACAGGGATGAACACGGTAGCTGAAGGTGTCGATCCCATCACGCTTGGGATGGTCTCGGATCTGCCGTATCTCGCGGCTGCTTTTGCGATCTTTGCTGTGGTCGTTTATGTCGTCGTCGGCAAAGAGCGCACCTCCAAAGGTTGGGATATGGGCAAAGGCCTGATCGCCCCAATCATCGTTATCGGCGTTGTTCTTGGCTCCATCTATGGTGGCATCACGGGCATTACCGAAGCGGCAGGTATGGGCGTTGTGGCTGTGTTCTTCATCAGTGTGTCACGCGGAGAAATGACGTTTGACATCGTATGGGACAGCCTGATGCGCACTTTGCGCTCCACAGGGACGATCATCTGGGTGACGATCGGTGCGGCAGCGCTTGCTGCGGCCTATACACTCGCCGGTGGTCCGACATATGTGGCCAATATGATTGTGGCGGCAGACTTGCCGACGATGGGGATCATCCTTGTGATGATGTTTATCTTCCTGATCATGGGGATGTTCATGGACTGGGTTGGCATTGTGTTGCTGATTATGCCCGTGTTCTTGCCCATCGTGCTGCGTTTGCCTGTTGAGGAAATCGGTCTGTTTGGCGAATTGAACCCGCGTCACGTTGCGGTTTGGTTCGGTGTTGTGTTCTGTATGAACATGCAGGTCTCGTTCCTGTCGCCACCCTTTGGTCCGGCAGCGTTCTACCTCAAATCAGTTGCCCCACCGCACATCTCGCTCACGGATATCTTTAAAGGCTTCTTGCCCTTTATCATGATCCAGTTGATCGCCCTGTCGGTTCTGCTGATCTGGCCTCCAATCGTCTCGATCTTCCTCTAG
- a CDS encoding UxaA family hydrolase, whose amino-acid sequence MTTVRLSDADNVVTAKTQLAIGDEGAIDMIPRGHKMATQDIAKGEAVYKYAQIIGYAASDIAKGAHIHTHNLEFRNVEGAGYEFGTNLRPVAPATTPDTFMGYKRDSGRVGTRNYIAVLTSVNCSATAARMIAQHFTPDIMANYPNVDGVVAFVHGTGCAMGGDGTGFELLQRTLWGYAKNPNVGGVLLAGLGCEMMQIDWLIEAYGLKSGPTFQTMNIQDVGGLRKTVALGIKKIESMLPEVNKATREECPASELMVALQCGGSDAWSGITANPAVGYACDLLVAQGGTGVLAETPEIYGAEHLLTARAASREIGDKLIDLIKWWEDYTTRNRGSMDNNPSPGNKAGGLTTILEKSLGAASKGGTTPLNGVYKYAEQVTAKGFVFMDSPGYDPASVTGQIASGCNLVCFTTGRGSAFGAKPSPSMKVATNTEMYTRLHEDMDINAGTIISDGKSLEEVGREIYEMWLRMASGEKTKSEEIGLGDFEFVPWQVGAVM is encoded by the coding sequence ATGACCACCGTTCGCCTGTCTGACGCCGACAATGTCGTCACCGCCAAAACCCAACTTGCCATCGGTGACGAAGGCGCAATTGACATGATCCCGCGCGGCCACAAAATGGCGACCCAAGACATTGCCAAAGGCGAGGCGGTTTACAAATATGCGCAGATCATCGGCTATGCGGCATCGGACATTGCCAAGGGCGCGCATATCCACACCCACAACCTAGAATTTCGCAACGTCGAGGGAGCGGGTTACGAGTTTGGCACCAACCTGCGTCCCGTGGCCCCTGCGACAACCCCCGACACGTTCATGGGCTACAAACGCGACAGCGGTCGTGTCGGCACGCGCAACTATATCGCGGTGCTCACATCGGTAAACTGCTCGGCCACCGCGGCGCGCATGATCGCACAGCATTTCACGCCCGATATTATGGCCAACTATCCCAACGTCGACGGCGTTGTGGCCTTTGTCCACGGCACGGGCTGCGCCATGGGCGGGGATGGCACGGGGTTCGAATTGCTACAACGCACCTTGTGGGGCTATGCCAAAAACCCCAACGTGGGCGGTGTGCTGCTTGCCGGTCTGGGCTGTGAGATGATGCAAATCGACTGGCTGATCGAGGCCTATGGCCTCAAATCCGGTCCCACATTTCAGACGATGAATATCCAAGACGTGGGCGGTCTGCGCAAAACCGTGGCCCTTGGCATCAAAAAGATCGAAAGCATGCTGCCCGAGGTGAACAAGGCCACGCGCGAGGAATGCCCCGCATCGGAATTGATGGTCGCTTTGCAATGCGGTGGCTCGGACGCGTGGTCAGGCATCACCGCCAACCCCGCCGTGGGCTATGCCTGCGACCTCTTGGTGGCGCAAGGCGGCACAGGGGTCTTGGCGGAGACGCCCGAGATTTACGGCGCAGAGCATCTGTTGACCGCGCGCGCGGCATCGCGCGAGATCGGCGACAAACTGATTGATCTGATCAAGTGGTGGGAAGATTACACCACCCGCAACCGTGGCTCGATGGACAACAACCCCTCGCCCGGCAACAAGGCGGGCGGGTTGACGACCATCCTCGAAAAATCGCTGGGTGCTGCGTCCAAGGGCGGCACCACGCCGCTCAATGGCGTGTACAAATACGCCGAACAAGTCACCGCCAAGGGGTTCGTCTTTATGGACAGCCCCGGCTATGACCCCGCTTCTGTGACCGGTCAGATTGCATCGGGGTGCAACCTTGTTTGCTTTACCACGGGGCGCGGATCGGCGTTCGGTGCAAAGCCGTCTCCGTCGATGAAAGTGGCGACCAATACCGAGATGTATACCCGTCTGCACGAGGACATGGACATCAACGCCGGCACAATCATTTCGGACGGAAAATCCCTCGAAGAGGTCGGTCGCGAGATCTACGAGATGTGGTTGCGCATGGCCTCCGGTGAGAAAACCAAATCCGAAGAGATCGGCCTTGGTGATTTCGAATTCGTTCCATGGCAAGTTGGCGCGGTGATGTGA
- a CDS encoding DMT family transporter, translating to MAVARPREERLTAGVLIMIAAVTCFTGIDTSAKWLSTYGLPVMQIVFVRYAMHFALSVAFFVPRDGISAFKSNVPKKQLVRSGALMVGTFMNFWALSYLPLSLTVSIAFATPMVVTLLAIPFLGEKVGLRRVLAVGVGFIGVLIVVQPWGADFHWAVVLSLCALLSASFYYIMTRMIAGEEANSTMQLWSSGLATLLMLPLAVQHWIWPNDISGWIVMGLIGTFGMMGHVFVTTANRFADASVLSPMIYTQLISATIVGYLVFGSLPTVWTLVGAFIIIGSGLYIWNRERVKKAVLRP from the coding sequence ATGGCCGTTGCCCGCCCAAGAGAAGAACGCCTGACCGCAGGTGTATTGATCATGATTGCGGCCGTGACCTGTTTTACGGGCATCGACACCTCGGCCAAATGGCTCTCCACCTACGGCTTGCCCGTGATGCAGATTGTATTCGTGCGCTATGCGATGCATTTTGCCCTGTCGGTCGCGTTCTTTGTCCCGCGCGACGGAATATCCGCGTTCAAATCCAACGTGCCCAAAAAGCAGCTGGTGCGGTCTGGGGCCTTAATGGTGGGCACGTTCATGAACTTTTGGGCGCTCAGCTATCTACCGCTGTCGCTCACCGTCTCCATCGCCTTTGCCACGCCGATGGTCGTCACACTCTTGGCGATACCGTTTTTGGGCGAAAAGGTCGGATTGCGCCGTGTTCTGGCCGTTGGGGTCGGGTTCATCGGTGTCTTGATCGTGGTGCAGCCATGGGGCGCGGATTTCCACTGGGCCGTTGTTTTGTCACTGTGCGCGCTATTGTCAGCCTCGTTCTACTACATCATGACGCGGATGATCGCGGGCGAAGAGGCCAATTCCACCATGCAATTGTGGTCGAGCGGATTGGCCACCCTCCTCATGCTCCCCCTCGCGGTGCAACACTGGATCTGGCCAAATGACATTTCGGGATGGATCGTGATGGGCCTCATTGGCACCTTTGGGATGATGGGGCATGTGTTTGTGACAACCGCCAACCGGTTTGCGGATGCCTCGGTCTTGTCGCCGATGATCTATACGCAACTGATATCCGCCACGATTGTGGGCTATCTGGTATTCGGGTCTTTGCCGACGGTTTGGACCCTGGTCGGGGCCTTTATCATCATCGGATCGGGCCTCTACATCTGGAACCGCGAACGTGTGAAAAAGGCGGTCTTGCGGCCTTAG
- a CDS encoding SDR family oxidoreductase has product MTKSIIITGGARGIGKATANAFLAAGWRVGIVGRTAASVKEMADSHENALAIPADVTDETQVEEAFETAYQTWGRVDALFNNAGVSMSGGMIDEANVDDIRNLININVMGSFIAARAAFGIMRRQNPQGGRIINNGSISASVPRWGSAPYTASKHAITGLTRSLSLDGRAFDIACGQIDIGNAMSDMAAQMTAGVPQADGSIAIEPVMDVNHVANSVLQMATLPLEVNVQFMTVMATKMPYIGRG; this is encoded by the coding sequence ATGACCAAATCTATCATCATCACAGGCGGTGCGCGTGGCATCGGTAAAGCGACTGCAAACGCATTTCTCGCCGCAGGGTGGCGCGTTGGCATCGTCGGGCGCACGGCTGCTTCCGTCAAAGAAATGGCGGATAGCCACGAAAATGCACTGGCCATTCCCGCCGATGTCACGGACGAGACCCAAGTCGAAGAGGCGTTCGAGACTGCGTATCAGACATGGGGCCGCGTCGATGCGCTGTTTAACAACGCGGGCGTGTCGATGTCTGGCGGAATGATTGACGAGGCCAATGTTGATGACATTCGCAACCTCATCAACATCAACGTCATGGGCTCGTTTATCGCGGCACGCGCCGCATTCGGCATTATGCGCCGTCAAAATCCCCAAGGTGGGCGTATCATCAACAACGGGTCGATCTCGGCCTCTGTGCCGCGTTGGGGCTCGGCACCCTATACCGCGTCCAAACATGCAATTACGGGCCTGACACGCTCGCTGTCGCTCGACGGGCGCGCGTTTGACATTGCGTGTGGGCAAATCGATATCGGCAACGCCATGTCCGATATGGCGGCGCAAATGACCGCAGGCGTGCCGCAAGCGGATGGATCGATCGCGATCGAGCCAGTGATGGACGTGAACCATGTGGCCAATTCGGTACTTCAGATGGCGACTTTGCCCCTTGAAGTGAATGTGCAGTTTATGACCGTGATGGCGACAAAAATGCCTTATATCGGACGCGGCTAA
- a CDS encoding IlvD/Edd family dehydratase, with amino-acid sequence MSHDTRANKQFRSQEWFDNPNNPGMTALYLERYLNQAFTREELQAGKPIIGIANSGSDLSPCNKIHVFLMDRIKAGIRDAGGIPMEFPVHPIFENAKRPTAALDRNLAYLGLVELLYGYPIDAVVMTTGCDKTTPSQLMAACTMDIPAIGLNGGPMLDGHWKGKLVGSGTVIWESRRLLADGKIGWDEFMDRACASAPSLGHCNSMGTASTMNAMAEALGMTLTGNSAIPAPFQERMGMAYKTGQRIVEMAYADLKPSDILTRESFENAIRVCSAIGGSTNAPPHLQAIARHAGIEFDVKDWETVGYDIPLIVNMQPAGEYLGEAFYRAGGVPAVMAELNGAGKLHADVMTATGKTMGENLDGVEVTDRRVIFAYDKPMREKAGFLVLSGNLFDSALMKSSVISDDFRDRFLKDGVYEARAIVFEGPEDYHERINDPALNIDETCMLFIRNVGCVGYPGSAEVVNMQPPDAMIRAGINHMPTVGDGRQSGTSESPSVLNASPEAIVGGGLAYLNTGDMVRLDINTSSMNALVDAAEWEARKAAWSPPVIESHTPWQEIYRQHVGQLAQGGCLELATAYQRVAKNLPRDNH; translated from the coding sequence ATGTCGCACGATACTCGCGCAAATAAACAATTCCGCAGTCAGGAATGGTTCGACAATCCCAACAATCCGGGGATGACCGCGCTCTATCTGGAGCGCTATCTCAATCAGGCCTTCACGCGCGAGGAATTGCAGGCGGGCAAGCCGATCATCGGTATCGCCAATTCCGGCTCCGATCTGAGCCCGTGCAACAAAATCCACGTGTTCCTCATGGACCGTATCAAGGCGGGCATTCGTGACGCGGGTGGTATTCCGATGGAATTCCCTGTGCATCCGATATTCGAGAATGCCAAACGCCCCACCGCGGCGCTTGACCGTAACTTGGCCTATCTGGGCCTTGTGGAATTGCTCTACGGCTACCCGATTGATGCGGTGGTGATGACAACGGGCTGTGACAAAACCACGCCCTCGCAACTCATGGCGGCCTGCACGATGGACATCCCCGCGATTGGCCTCAACGGCGGTCCGATGCTTGACGGTCACTGGAAGGGCAAGCTTGTTGGCTCTGGCACCGTGATCTGGGAAAGCCGCCGTTTGTTGGCGGATGGCAAAATCGGCTGGGACGAATTTATGGACCGCGCTTGTGCGTCTGCGCCCTCGCTTGGCCATTGTAATTCCATGGGAACCGCCTCGACCATGAACGCGATGGCCGAAGCGCTTGGCATGACCCTGACGGGCAATTCTGCGATCCCTGCGCCGTTTCAGGAACGCATGGGCATGGCGTACAAAACCGGTCAGCGCATTGTCGAAATGGCTTACGCGGACCTCAAGCCGTCGGACATTTTGACCCGCGAAAGTTTCGAGAACGCGATCCGTGTGTGTTCGGCCATCGGCGGGTCCACTAACGCGCCGCCGCACCTACAGGCCATTGCGCGTCATGCGGGCATTGAGTTTGACGTCAAAGACTGGGAAACCGTAGGCTACGACATTCCACTGATCGTTAATATGCAGCCTGCGGGCGAATATCTTGGCGAGGCGTTTTACCGCGCGGGCGGTGTGCCTGCGGTGATGGCCGAACTCAACGGTGCGGGCAAATTGCACGCAGATGTCATGACAGCCACGGGCAAAACCATGGGCGAGAACCTAGACGGGGTGGAGGTCACAGACCGCCGCGTGATCTTTGCCTATGACAAACCGATGCGCGAAAAGGCAGGGTTCCTTGTGCTTTCGGGCAACCTGTTCGACAGCGCCTTGATGAAATCATCCGTGATCTCCGATGACTTCCGTGACCGCTTCCTCAAGGACGGGGTTTATGAAGCCCGCGCCATCGTGTTTGAAGGCCCCGAGGACTATCACGAACGGATCAATGATCCCGCGCTCAACATCGACGAGACCTGTATGTTGTTCATCCGCAATGTCGGCTGTGTCGGCTATCCCGGATCGGCGGAGGTGGTCAATATGCAGCCGCCTGACGCGATGATCCGTGCAGGGATCAACCACATGCCAACCGTTGGCGATGGCCGCCAATCGGGGACATCCGAAAGCCCCTCCGTGCTCAACGCCTCGCCCGAGGCGATTGTGGGCGGCGGATTGGCCTATCTCAATACGGGCGACATGGTGCGGCTTGATATCAACACATCCTCCATGAATGCGCTTGTGGACGCCGCCGAATGGGAGGCCCGCAAAGCGGCGTGGTCCCCCCCCGTCATCGAAAGCCACACCCCGTGGCAAGAAATCTACCGACAGCATGTCGGACAACTGGCCCAAGGCGGCTGTCTCGAACTCGCCACAGCGTATCAACGCGTGGCCAAGAACCTTCCAAGGGATAATCACTAA
- a CDS encoding NAD(P)-dependent oxidoreductase, translated as MTDKPTVGFIGVGFMGHGMAKNILQGGYPLWVKGNRNRTPIDSLVGMGATEAKTPREMAENCDVIHICLSNSPQVEAVFHGPDGILAGMRAGLTVIDTTTADPTSTEALAAALAEKGGVMIDAPLGRTPKEAEAGTLDAMVGAPDADFARVLPIIECWAGTINHVGPTGAGHKMKLLMNFTSMGYASLYAEALAVATKAGISPNTYAKVIGDSRLSNGFFDTFMAYAIGRDAEIHKFSIANATKDLRYFNAMASEAGAVNVMASAAKHYFTHAEAIGKGEDFIITLSDVVGDLNGLNMADEVAKGKA; from the coding sequence ATGACAGACAAACCAACCGTTGGGTTCATCGGCGTCGGCTTTATGGGCCACGGCATGGCCAAGAATATCTTGCAAGGCGGCTACCCGCTGTGGGTCAAGGGCAATCGCAACCGCACGCCGATCGATAGCCTTGTTGGCATGGGGGCCACGGAGGCAAAAACGCCGCGCGAAATGGCCGAAAATTGCGATGTGATTCACATCTGCCTGTCCAATTCGCCACAGGTCGAGGCGGTGTTTCACGGTCCCGATGGCATCCTTGCGGGGATGCGCGCGGGCCTGACCGTGATCGACACCACCACCGCTGATCCGACCTCGACGGAGGCGCTGGCGGCGGCTCTGGCCGAGAAGGGCGGCGTGATGATCGACGCGCCCTTGGGGCGCACCCCCAAAGAGGCCGAGGCGGGCACATTGGACGCGATGGTCGGTGCGCCTGACGCGGATTTTGCGCGGGTTTTGCCCATCATTGAATGTTGGGCTGGCACCATCAACCATGTCGGCCCAACGGGCGCAGGTCATAAGATGAAGCTGCTGATGAACTTCACCTCTATGGGCTACGCGTCTTTGTATGCCGAGGCTTTGGCGGTCGCGACCAAAGCGGGGATTTCCCCCAATACGTACGCCAAAGTGATCGGCGATAGCCGCCTGTCGAACGGGTTCTTTGACACGTTCATGGCCTATGCCATCGGGCGCGATGCGGAAATTCACAAGTTCTCTATCGCCAATGCGACCAAAGACTTGCGTTATTTCAATGCGATGGCGTCAGAAGCGGGGGCGGTGAATGTTATGGCCTCTGCGGCCAAGCATTATTTTACCCATGCCGAAGCGATTGGCAAAGGTGAGGATTTCATCATCACGCTGTCGGATGTGGTGGGCGATCTTAACGGGTTGAACATGGCCGACGAAGTGGCCAAGGGCAAAGCCTAA
- a CDS encoding SDR family oxidoreductase: MQLFDLTGKRALITGSSMGIGYALAKGLAQAGAHLVLNARNAERLEEAADKLRGEGFTVDTLAFDVTDADAALTAVDAYEAEHGAIDILVNNAGMQHRAALEEFPADAFDTLMRTNVNSVFYVSKAVARHMIKRGAGRIINIASVQSALARPSIAPYTASKGAVTNLTKGMATDWAKHGLNCNAIAPGYFDTPLNAALVADADFSAWLEKRTPAGRWGRVEELVGAAIFLSSPASTFVNGHTLFVDGGITASL, translated from the coding sequence ATGCAGCTATTCGATCTCACAGGCAAACGCGCACTCATCACAGGCTCATCCATGGGCATCGGTTATGCCTTGGCCAAAGGTCTGGCGCAGGCGGGGGCGCATTTGGTCTTGAACGCGCGTAACGCCGAGCGCCTAGAAGAGGCGGCAGATAAGCTGCGTGGTGAGGGGTTTACGGTCGATACGCTTGCCTTTGACGTCACGGACGCCGACGCCGCATTGACCGCCGTTGACGCCTATGAGGCCGAACATGGCGCGATTGATATCCTCGTGAATAACGCAGGGATGCAGCACCGCGCCGCCCTCGAAGAATTCCCCGCCGATGCCTTTGACACGCTGATGCGCACCAATGTGAATTCGGTGTTCTACGTGTCCAAAGCCGTGGCGCGTCACATGATCAAACGCGGTGCGGGCCGCATCATCAATATCGCATCTGTGCAATCCGCCCTCGCGCGTCCCTCAATCGCGCCCTACACCGCGTCCAAGGGCGCCGTTACCAACCTGACAAAGGGCATGGCGACCGATTGGGCCAAGCACGGGTTGAACTGTAACGCTATCGCGCCGGGCTATTTCGACACGCCGCTCAACGCCGCACTTGTGGCCGATGCGGATTTCTCCGCGTGGCTCGAAAAACGCACACCCGCTGGTCGCTGGGGACGGGTGGAGGAACTCGTGGGGGCTGCTATCTTCTTGTCATCGCCCGCGTCTACTTTTGTGAACGGCCATACGCTGTTCGTGGATGGCGGCATCACCGCGAGCCTGTAA